CGCCGTGTCCGGGGTCATCTCGAGTAGCTCCCGGAGCGCGTTTCGGGTCTTGCTCATCGTCCGCGCCTCGAGGTAGTTCCCGAGCGCGAACAGGAAGACGACGGCGCCGGCCTCCCAGTACTCGCCGATGTAGACCGCGCCGATCGCGGCCAGTGTGACGAGGGTGTTGATGCCGACGGTGCCGCTACGTAGCGTGTAGTAGGCTTTCTTCGCGACGTCGTATCCGCCGACGACCGCCGCGAGGACCACGAGCGCCGCGCTTCCCTGATCGAGGTCGTGGACGTAGCCGAGGCTCCAGCCACCCGCGAGGAGCAGGCCGCTGGCGGCGACGATGGCCGGTTGTCGGTGGTTCCGGACGTACCGTTTAGCGCTCACTAACCGTCACCGTGCCTGGGGCGTGTACCCCTGATTCGAGATCGTTCGTTCGAAGACGTCGGGATCGACGGTGCCCTCGTCGTACTCGATTTCGACGCGTCCGGTCGTGTAGTGGACCTCGACGCGCTCGACGCCGTCCGTTTTCGAAAGAGATCGTTCGACGTTGCTCGCACACGTCGGGCAGTCGAAGTCGGTCACGCGGTATTCTTCGATTCGGGTCATTGCGTCTCGAATAGGCCTACGAACCCCGTCTACAAATATATCACTCAAATGATTTGTTTGAGTTCCATCACGGTCGATTCCACCGGTGAAACGACTCGTCTAGACGGTCGTGCGGTCTGAGCGACTTATATCGGTCGCGGCCCAACGGCCGGGTAACCGATGCCCGAATTCACGTCTGACGTGACGATCGAAGACATCGCGGTCCGGGACACGAACGTCTCGAGCGCCGTCGACGAACCGGTCCGTGCGATGATCCTCGACATGCTCGCCGAAGAGTCCCTCTCCGTGACGGAGATCGACGATGACCTGGAAGGACGGGGCTACGACCGGACGCTCAATACGGTTCGCCACCACGTCAACGAACTCCGCGACGCGGGCCTCGTCGAGGTCGCCCGTCTCGAAGAGCACAACGGCGGGACGACCAAGTACTACCGTGCGAACACGATCGTTCTCTCGTACGCACTTCCCGACGACGCGCGGGACGATATCGCGGAAATGGCCCACGGGCTCGCACCCGAGGTGTCCGCTCTCGTGGCGGACCTCGAAGCGGAGTACGGGGAGACTATAGATCGGATCGCCGACGAGATGGCGCCCTGTGCGCACTGTCGAAGCCAGAAGTACGAAACGTACCTGCTGCTGACGGTTCTCCGTCGAGCGTTCGTCGAGGGAACCGTCCGGAACGAGAGGGACGACCCACCGACTCGGTGAGAGGTGCCGAGACCACGAACCGCTCGTTACCGACGAATCAGATCCGAAATCCGGTCGGCGATGCCGACGTCTGCCCCGAGTTTCAGGTAGTATGCGTCGCCGCCGTCCTCGTAGTAGTCGTCGATCCGGCGCTTGATCTCGAAGCCGAGGTGTTCGTAGAACTGGAGCGCGTTCTCGTTGCTCGTCCGCGCGTGGCACGTGATCGTGTCGTGATCGTCCGCGACGTGGGCGACGAGGCGCTTGCCGATATCGTTCCCGCGGAACTCCGGATCGACCGCCAGAAAGAGAATGTACCCGTCGCGTCGAACCGCGGCGAACCCGATGAGGTCTCCGTCCTGAACGTAACAGTGCACTTTCGACCGACGATAGGCGTCAGTAAAGAAGTCGTACCGCTGCTTGAGCACACCCTCCTGTCGATTTATCTCCTCCTTCAGCTGCCAGGCCTCGTCGACGAAGTCGTCGCTCCCCGGCGCGACGACGCGACTGTCGATGTTGACGCTCACTACCACGACCTACCATCGTCGTCAATATAATTCCACCGGCAGTCGACGCTGCGGAACGTCAGACGCGATCGACATGTTCGAGACGATTTATACTAGTCACTGCAACTATTTACACACTGATCGCACAGCTGTCGTGCGATCAGGTGTGCATCGACTTGCAGTGCGACTATATCTGCAATCGGACCGCTCAGAGAGACCATCGGTCCTGAAACGACGGACATAGGGACTCGGCCCGACAAGGAACCGCCAAATGGGGTTCGAACTACGCGATCACACCGCCGACGTGGCAGTGTCGGCGACCGGCAACTCGCTCGAGGCGACTGTCGCGGCGGTGGCCGACGGGCTCGGGGCCGCCTCGTGCGACGACATACCGGCCGAGACGGGCGACCGCTTTTCGCTCACCGTGACGGCCGAGAACCGGGAGGCGCTGTTGTTCGATTACCTCGACGAACTGATCTACCTGCGGGACGTTCGAGCGGAACTGCCCGTCGACCATCGGGTCGACTCGATCGAAACGCGCGGGTCGGAAGACGACTCGACCGGGTCCGACGGATCTACCGAGTGGCACCTCGAGGCGAGCGCTCGCGGCGTTCCCCTCGCCGAGATCGACGCCCGAGAGGTGAAGGCGGTGACGTACTCGGAGATGCGCCTCGAGCGAACTGAGGAGGGGGAATGGGAGGCGTACGTCGTCTTCGACGTATAGGGCCGCCAGTGGAGTGGTCAGCGAGTACACGAGGACAATGTCGCCGGCCGACCAGTTTTCACCGTACCGGGCTTATTTGGGAGCGATGCGTGATACGCTACGGA
This portion of the Natrinema salinisoli genome encodes:
- a CDS encoding winged helix-turn-helix domain-containing protein, with the protein product MPEFTSDVTIEDIAVRDTNVSSAVDEPVRAMILDMLAEESLSVTEIDDDLEGRGYDRTLNTVRHHVNELRDAGLVEVARLEEHNGGTTKYYRANTIVLSYALPDDARDDIAEMAHGLAPEVSALVADLEAEYGETIDRIADEMAPCAHCRSQKYETYLLLTVLRRAFVEGTVRNERDDPPTR
- a CDS encoding archease, which produces MGFELRDHTADVAVSATGNSLEATVAAVADGLGAASCDDIPAETGDRFSLTVTAENREALLFDYLDELIYLRDVRAELPVDHRVDSIETRGSEDDSTGSDGSTEWHLEASARGVPLAEIDAREVKAVTYSEMRLERTEEGEWEAYVVFDV
- a CDS encoding GNAT family N-acetyltransferase, which encodes MSVNIDSRVVAPGSDDFVDEAWQLKEEINRQEGVLKQRYDFFTDAYRRSKVHCYVQDGDLIGFAAVRRDGYILFLAVDPEFRGNDIGKRLVAHVADDHDTITCHARTSNENALQFYEHLGFEIKRRIDDYYEDGGDAYYLKLGADVGIADRISDLIRR
- a CDS encoding heavy-metal-associated domain-containing protein; amino-acid sequence: MTRIEEYRVTDFDCPTCASNVERSLSKTDGVERVEVHYTTGRVEIEYDEGTVDPDVFERTISNQGYTPQAR